In the Lepus europaeus isolate LE1 chromosome 18, mLepTim1.pri, whole genome shotgun sequence genome, one interval contains:
- the PIRT gene encoding phosphoinositide-interacting protein encodes MTMEALPSVLEVDEKSPESKDLLPSQTASSLCISSRSESVWTTTPKSNWEIYRKPIITMSVGSAILLFGVAITCLAYTLKLDETIFNVLKMIGPAFLSLGLMMLVCGLVWVPIIKKKQKQRQKSSFFQSLKFFFLNC; translated from the coding sequence ATGACAATGGAGGCTCTGCCCAGTGTCCTGGAGGTCGATGAGAAGTCCCCGGAATCTAAGGACCTGCTGCCCAGCCAGACAGCCAGCTCACTGTGCATCAGCTCCAGGAGTGAGTCCGTCTGGACCACCACGCCCAAGAGCAACTGGGAGATCTACCGCAAGCCCATCATCACCATGTCGGTAGGCAGTGCCATCCTGTTGTTTGGCGTGGCCATCACCTGCCTGGCCTACACGTTGAAACTGGATGAGACTATCTTCAACGTCCTCAAGATGATAGGACCCGCCTTCCTGTCCCTGGGACTCATGATGCTGGTGTGCGGCCTGGTGTGGGTGCCCATCATcaagaagaagcagaagcagaggcagaagtcaAGTTTCTTCCAGAGCCTCAAGTTCTTCTTCCTGAATTGCTGA